Within the Mus caroli chromosome 10, CAROLI_EIJ_v1.1, whole genome shotgun sequence genome, the region CTCACCTGGTTGAAGGGGATTTCAATAAATCAGAGACCAGCCTCTTCCTGTTTCTTATTTGAATTCAAATTCATCCAAATGGTCTGCAGCAGACAGCAATTTAGGCAGTGGAAGAGTTCCTTACACTGAGTCTGTGTGCTTCAGCTGGCAAAGCTACTGCTCCTGTCTCTAACAGTAGAAGGGTGCTTAACCAGTCCTGGTGTGCAAGCCCAACGTGACCTGGATCTCTGAGGAAGATCGTTTCAACATATACCCAACTTTTGTTTGTCCTCAACTACCTTCTCCTACCTTTCATTTACTGACTTGTTGACAACCTAAGGTTAGCTTATCCGTTTTCACCTTTACAGTAGTAACAGCTCTAATAGGTTGTGTCTTGTGTGGCTGTGGAGATGACTCAGAAGGTAGGGGCATCCGCACAAGCCAAGATGAGCTGAATTAGATCCTCAGCCCCGTAAGGTTATCAGAATTAACCTTTGACCTCCCAACAACTGCCATGAGTGCCTCATGTATACTGGGTACAGAACAaggtacatatgtacacacataaacataaaaaaatttttcaaaggaaattgtagtataatttaacattttctggATTGACAGCAGGCCACCTTCTTAGAGTTAGTACTTCTCATTCCTATGGTCAAAAATGAGAAGGCTCCTGACTCGTGTTATCACTTAGAACACACAGTGACCTCCTGAAACCCTTTGCCTCCCCATTTACATGAACTTAAACCAGTTCTTGAATGAGCTTTCACTCTTCCAGACTCAAAATGAAAAgggttgttcttgttgttgttgtcctcctcctcctcctccttcttcttcctcttctttctcccttttcttcctctccctcctcctcttctttcttcttcttctcgaTCTGCATAGCATTATTAGTACTTGGTATAGAAAACATTGAGTTCTGTGCTTTTGATCAGTTGTGCATGGCTCCTGGCAGAGCCCCTACAGAGGCCCTTGTGTGAAGGAGGCCTCTCTGTACCTGTGTTCCACTTTTTCTCTCATAGCCACAACTGACTGGACAAGACTCTGCCTTGTATGGAAATATGAGTGTGAACAATGGAATATTTTCTCTTGTAAGTTTGGATTATGAAACAAGAAAATCAGGCACTTAGTGGGAGTTGAAGCCAAAGAGATTCCAACTGATGTGATTTTAGCAGCTCAGGATGCACATTCGGAGGGATGAGAACCACAGCATTGTTCTGTGGTTCTAGGATGGCATATTTCCCTACCCTTTGTCCAGTAATGTTTACCTCAGTCCCCAGCTAGGAATTGGACCCATTGGTGAGGGAGGTTCAACAGTTCCTGCCTTTCCCTGAAAATATGTAGGCCTTCACAGTTGCTGGGTGTGAGGCTCATGAAGCCCCATGGCCCCTGAAAATAGGTAATTAAAGGTTTGTAAGaatgttttcttcagtggtatcgCCACCTGTAAGTTGCTCATGTCTCTATAAGTAATCCCTCACCCATACTCCTTCAATTCTAATTAAACTCATTGGATCTCCATGCTACACTTGGGTGGAATCATCTCTGTCATTGGTGCCCTGTGATAAACATCTGTTCACATCTCTTCAGAAAAAGTTCATACAACTTCAAAAATGTAGgctaggagctggaaagatgcctCAGGGAGTTAGAGCAAaggctgctcttgtggaggaccctGATTCAGCTGCTACCATCCACTTGATAGCTCGCAggcacctctaactccagttccagggcctctgctaccctcttctgacctcctagGGCACTGCAGGTACATGTAGACGAAACAGTAagattttcttctaaaacataaaatacatgaatttCTGGATAGCTCACAAATCAGTTGTAAGAGCTCAGAACTGTGTCTGACATGTAAGGAATATACTGAATAAATATTGAGTGAATTTCAGGAGAGCAGAGTTTCCATAAAGTTTATTCCCCTAACCTCACCTTCCAAGGCAGTAATAAAGTTcctgagaaaaggaaaaacagatgCTTCTTCTTTTGATTCCACTGAGCCACGGAGACTTGCCTGAGGCTGTGAGAAGACCGGAGGAAGAACTGACAGCTGCTGTCAGAAAAGCGAGAAGTCTATAACCTTTTGAGTTCTCAAAATCAGCCCGTAAGAGAGCAGATGGGACAGCCAGGAGtgtggggcaggagggagaggtaAATGAGATTGAAGGATGACATCCCAATTGCTTAATGTAATCATGGGACAAAAATGCACAAACATCAAAGTATAGGATGACACTGCCTATCAGATGCAGCACTTGAATCTCTCCAGAGCCCCCAAAGTGCTGGGAGAAGAGCTCAGAATTTATTCTAGTCATCCTAGGCAGACCACACAGAGGTCACAGTGACCACACCCATAGCCTCAAGCCACACCCACATCCTTAAGTCACACCCACATCCTtaagccacacccacagcctcAACAGAATATCTTTTCAAATAATCATGAGCTAATGTTAACCTGGAGGCAAGTTATGGAAATAAGATTCCCTCTGAGAGAGCACACACCCAGTAATGTAAGGGAATGTGGGAGACATTTATTCAATTCTAAAGCATCCATTGTGCTGAGAAGGTGTTTATCCTTGTGGTAAGATTGGCAGGGATACTCCACTGTGAATCCTAACATCAATTATTGTGGTTTCTGTTCTACCTGATAATTCTGCTGAGATTATCAATTGTATTGATCATGTTGAAAAAAGGGTTTGGGTTCCACTTTTTTCCTCGATTATTTTCCTGCTTCttattttttataacatttatttgggtagatgtatgtgtgggcacatgtgcttAGATGTATGTGCaatgtggggcagtgggctgtgataggcagcctggtCTCTAGTTGAGGTTGGATCCAGCCCATGGGATCCCACTCCATTCCCAGCTCTTCTGCGGCATTCAGCGGCACCATGGGGGACCAAGATTCTGAGAACCTGACAACCTCAGCCTCTGTGCAGGCCCGGGACCCCGGAGCCAGCTCCAGTGGtccccagggacctcagacttcgctcccccaccccaggagtgGTGTCCAACGACTTCGCATAGCCCAACATCCAACAGCAGCAACCAGTGTGGGGTAAGCACAGACAAAACTCCCGCATCTCACCTCCCCCAGTGTCCCAAGCCCTTTGGTGGAGTGGACATGGAACACCCCATTTAACCCAACAACTGTGGGACAAAACCATCTAAAGTGTACCCCCAGCTGGTgactcacacacagagacccacattGGAACACCAGATTACTCAAGACCGTGAGTAACCACTGACCTAACTCAAAAgactagtctctctctctctctctctctctctctctctctctctctctctccatgtgttcctgaCCAGCATCTTCCCCCTCCTTTTGACTCTTAGCTACAGTCTCCAAATCTCATTTTAGACTTAACAGCTCTAGGTAGGTGGTTACTAGCCTCTACTCCCTACCTCTCCACCAGTCCCACAAGGAGGGCTCTTACATAGCTAATGGAACTGCCTTTCAGTAAGTAGTACCTGCCCTGAGCCAACCCTTTGTTCCCTGAGGTCCCCTATAGATCAAAAGGCCAATTCGCCCTTTCACACTGGCCAGCAGGCTACTGCCACTTTGGCTAGAaacacaaacagaacagaactgcAGATGCTGCCTCTCACTCCCTCTGTCCCTGGCTGTGATACGAAGCCTCTATGCTTATTCCTTTGAGCTTTTCTTCAAGGTtggcctttcctctccttctgttTTACATTTAGGAAATACcaaccaagaaaaaacaaaccggAAAACAAGGTCCTGTCTGCTAGAGCACACAGCCACCGCACCTAAGCCTGccaaagacaacagaaaaacaCACCTGATACCCTTAACCCAAAGGTTTTCAGGCTTTGTTTAAATGCTTGTTCTTCCTAACAGAAATACCTGAAACAATGTTCGTGCTTTTCAACCCaacattttcttgcttctttatttaaatgtttatttttgttcctagCATTTGTGATGTATGtccaaaaaaaatctttcaacttGTTTAAGATTTCTCTTAAGGTTCAAAAGTCATCTAATCTACTTCCTCGGGTCAAATCAACTATTCTGATCACCATTCTTCAATCCTTAAATAACAATCAGTTCTCTTTTACAGACAAACTGTTACTGCCTATCCTAGATGCATAATTAACATGATATCTTCTTCCTCAGCCAGGCAAAGCAGACTTAAAGGATGCCTTCCAGGACTAAATTCCTCAAACACCCTTGCTTTTCTAGGGTTCTAACAGCAGACTGTTATGTGCTCCCAAGAAAACCATTGCAGGCTTAACACTCTCTGCCCACCTATGCAGACATCCCCCTGCTGGGGTTCTGCTCCTTTGTAGTGATTACCCTACAGGTTTAGCCCCACAAAAGAGAAGGACAGAGCCTGCTGCCACAGATCCAGCTGAGACAATGCCATCTCCTGGGACCTGCCTGGGACAATAAAGCTGCCTCCCTCCAGACACCACATCCGGAGACACACGCAGAGATCCAGAGACACTAGCTGAGTCCCACAGAGGACAGACGTGGGACCTTCCAGCTACAGCTCTTGCCAAAGTCAAATGGCTGCTGACTTGGGGGAGGTTACATGATAGTAAGGAAAGCATGATCTAGAGTAATCAAATGCTGTTTAAAACTGATGCTGATACTCTCAAACTGTACAACCCATGGAATAATTGAGTCAATAATCCCTTGTCTTCCcaatccccaaccccacccctcctTACCCCTCTGGCTTAGTTGTCTTACCCCTCCGGCCTCTGTAGTGTTTTCTTTTGATACTGCCTCCCTACCCAAAATGTTTACTACAAATGACACAATCACTCCAGTGAcccctctcttttaaaaaagaaagaaggggagctGTGGGGCGgtggactgtgataggcagcctggtCTCTCGTTGAGCTAAGGTTTGAAACCCCGGTGACCCTACATAGGCGTTTTGCCATgctcctagacaccaggctcctggcatgaggccacagttctccataggtctgtggccatcagtcatgtaaggccaatgccccaagcccctccacacgtagaggacatgaccacaggtcacatagcctcaagacagatctccatgttaatgaggtacctaaaggcctggaggcttagccaataaactccccttcccagacactcctccctgccaTGAGAAAGAGGTTCAGTTTTATTCATCACCACtctctgccatgataataatgccttaaaaccatggactttcttttttcattgggatctgccatggggagcaatggagcaggtcttcgcCTAAAGATCCAGCTGTCTGACCTCTCACAGAAGGCGCTCCCAGCCACGGCCTCCAACAAACCAAGCTGCTCACAGAGCAAACCAAGGACTCTCTCCTCCATGCAGGACACAGagctctcccctcttttccccttcagCCCCGGGCTAGATCCaacctgcaacacacacacaccaactctgTCTGTTCCCAGCTCTTCTGCAGCATCCAGTGGTGCCTCAGGTGCCCAAGAACCTGAGAATCAGACGGTCCCAGCCTGCATGTAGATTCCgggacccctgagccagctccagtGGTTCCTGGGACCTCAGACTGCgctcccccacccctggagcagggTCCCGTGGCTTCCCATAGCCTGTCACCCACCCAGCGCCAGTGTGGGGTAAGCACAGTGTCCCACCTCCCCCAGTGACCGGAGCTCTGTGGCGGAGTGGAAGCAGGACACACCCTAACCCAAcagtgcagaggccagaggatggcctgtgggagtcggttctctcctacCATCTGGCTCCTGGGGGTCAAACTCCAGCAAGCAGCCTTGatagcatctttacctgctgagccatctctctgcttaCTTTTGAGAGTGGGGTTTGATTACATTCACCTCattttgttttggggattttgttgCTGCTGTCATCATCATCGtggtcattttgttgttttgagagtcTTTCTTGCAGCCCATAGTGGCCTGGGGTTGTGCCAACCCTCCTCCCTTGCCTGCTGGCATTATAAGCACGTACCACCCTCACCCCACTTCTCCCTTCTAATGAAATAAGGTAATGTTCCTGTTCTAAGCTCCACTATGGTTAAAACTCATGCATTTTGATATGTGCTTTATCTTAGCTCAAACTGTCTTCTCTCACTGCctatttgtgttattttatataCTGGTGTTCAGAAATTCTCTGGATGTCTTTGTTATTTccaatttatttcatttgctgGATACATTTTGAATAcactgtggggcattgggctatgcacagacagcctggtttccagttgaggctagatcttgaaccccgGGACCCattggtgataattcacctacatgggatggaaggagttctctcatgtctcctggaccctggctcctgtcaaagttaccgccccctcagcctccacaggagaagcatggcttgcactcatgtagacaatgtcccaagcttctgaccttcaggctagattcctccctagttacctagcaacagtaaagataacatcATAcaataagaggggctgcttggccccacctcgctctcttactcctCTCACTCCCttactctcccctcctctcctctcctctcctctcctctcctctcactctttttcttactctctagcctgtcttctttctctctcccccccttccctcctcttggccatggctggtctctctctctctctcttttcactttctctctttccccctgcctttctacaataaagctctaaaaccatagactgtctctgttcatcaaggcccccTTCACTTactcttgcctgcatgggaacctctctctctcagccttctctcctataaccctggtgctACAGGGTGTCACCCCGGGACCCCtggtcgggggctgccccttgaccacacccccaccccaccctaccccctgtcgagtggggtcagtggcttagatgcccccCCGGGGGTCTAGTAGAAAGTGTCTGGTAGCCCTCCCTTGTCtgtctgcccagagcacaggaggaactctggcaggcccaggctatcctcccttcctccctttttccccTAAACCCCTTTTAGTTCTCACAATACACTGCAGACTCTTAATACTTTTCAACTTTCTGAAATTTGATAGCCCATAATGTGGTTTGCATAGTGCATTTTCATGAGCATTTAGAAGGAATATGCACTATTCTAGCTTTGTGAGGTGGCATTCTGTACAAATGAAtcatgttttctctgtcttcagtGATTGTCTTCTTATTCCACCTCTTGAAATCTATACTGTAAATGTGGAGTGATTTCTTTCAGTTGCATCAGTTCCTGTGGTTTGGTGCACTTTGAAGCTTTATATAATGATTAATATCATTACTCCAACCTCCTTTTGATTaatgtttgtttgcatgtattcTATTtgcatccttttcttctttataaaaagtatttatgtgtgtgggtgtttcatctgcatgagtgtgtgcagcACATGGTTCAGggcccacagatgccagaaaggATATCAGATCCCAAGAAAAGGAATCACCAGCGGTGTGGGACAGACACTTCGTCATGAGTACTGGGAGCTGAACCAAGGCCCTCTGAAAGtattctcaaccactgagccatctctcctgccccagtccTTTTAGACTTTTAATTTATGAGTCTCAGATTTAAAGTGACAAACAGCTTATgcttacattcttttctttctggccaTATGATAGTCTTTGTCTTACAATTGAAGTTTAGACCTTTTGTAATTGATACAACTATGTAAGTGATAGAATTTAAGTCTATTGTATGCATTTCTTTTTACCTTCTGCCCTGCTTTCAGAGTGATATTTCAGTCTGTTTAGCTTACAATGTAACTCAGTGGCAGAGAGCTCTCCCAGCATGTGGGAGCCCTTGAGCAGGACCCCtagatgaagaaaggaagagggaggaagccAAGGAGTGAGaggtaggagagagggaggggaaaaggaaaggactTACCACCATGGTTGAGACACCAATCACTCCCCCTTGGATGAGCTCTCAGGTCCTTTATGACACGGCCCTGCCATTCTTTTCTTGTCCTTGGCAACCTTGACCTAGATAAGAGTGTTCTTTCTCTAAGGAGTGCTGCTTCTTTGACAGACAACTGTGATACTTAGGGATCACCTTGACTCCCTCACGTTCAGTTAAAGTTGATTTGTATTAGGCTTTCTCCAGAGAGGTAGTTTAGACCTATAAAGGCAGAACTCAGTGCCCACTTTTCTGCATGGTCTTTTCTCTTCAGCTAACAAAAATTCAAATACCTATCAGCTTTGTATAAGCTCTGAAAATCTGCCATTATGACCATCATGGATCAGACTttatcttgaatttttaaaactagtaATCTGCAGTGAGCAAAGTGACCTCTAGGGTACTAGTGTGTGAAGTAGTCTGTCTTGTCAGATGCAACCAATGGCTTAGCATGCGGAGCGCTCTGCTGACCGCACCTTTTGTTCTTATTAAAATGGAAGAGTCAACTATTGTCATCACCCAATGAGTGCCACCACCTTTATTTGTTTACCAGGCAGACCGGGAGATGATACTGGCCCATTACCCTTGACCTAGTCAACCCTCGACAGAAGACTTAATGATGCTATTTGGGATGCATTTCCTTGCTGCTTTGCGCAGGTGGCTTTCTCATTGTTGCATAGACAGTGATGGGAACATCAGTTATTGTCAGGCAATGACTTCCAGGGCATCTTCGGAGTTGCCTGAATGAAAGGGCAAATGATAAGTAGTTAAGATACAAAAcaggaaattattttcaaagcaaagaaaaatttcaatatCTTTTCAACTGTTTAAAACTTTTCTGAAGCTTTTCAATGTCACAAAGATGTATAATCAGAGGTTCTGATAAGAATCTACACATACATAACAATGAACATGTGCCTACTCCCATGTATTTAATTATGggaaatacattaaaacaaaattatgttcCAGATGTTCATTTTCAAGAGtttcaattaaatattaaatggcaaaaaaatgtataaatataaataagtagtAATAGTATGTAGATTCAGATATGAACCTTCAATCACTTTGGTTGTGTAATTTCAAAACATTTGTGGAGTGAAAGCCAGCAGACTAATGCTCAGACATTCATAGAACCTCAGAGTTAAAAATACTCTTAAATACATCTAGAGTCTGGGATCCTTTTCTGACACTCCTACCAAATAACCAACCCTGGATATTTTAGCCTTTTCCATCCATAAGTCTAACTTTTAAAGTATCTACCTTCCTAAGCTTAACTCCGTGAccgaaatttcttttcttttggttttcgagacagggtttttctgtgtagccttagctgtcctggaacttactctgtagaccaggctggcctcaaactcagaaattcacctgcctctgccttccaagtgccaggatcaaaggtgtgcgccaccatgcccagtgtgaCCAAAATTTCTAATCCACTAAGACAAGTAGGAGTGTATTATTTACTGTTTCATTATGGAAAACAGCAGGAAAGTGAAACAAATCCTGTTTGTAATGGCTTGCTTCAATTCTGTAAATGTGGCTTCTCTCATAGTGTTTCCATACTCTACTGTTGCCTCAGCCAATGATCTAAAGCAAGCCAAGTGACACCAATGAGAGGCCTCCCTCTGTTTTTGAATTTGTACCCTTGTACCTAAAACAATGCCCTACACATAATTATACTGGTGATCTGATGTTGATCTTAAGAATATAGACACAATCTAGATAAAAATGTATGTGGCAGAGGAAGGATCGGTCTAGTCTTACAAAGTTACAAAATATAGACTTAAAATCTGTGCTCTTGTTAGTGCTAATGTAATAACAGCAGCACTTGGCTTCCCAGGTTTAATTTGTTTCTGCTAATATAAGTGTCAGTGCTCATACTGATGATAGCCAATAGTTGGCAAAATATCCACCTATTGGGTGACGTCTCTTTGCCGTTACAGGAAGCACTAGAGCGCAGGCCTGATTCTAGCTCAATTGAAGAGTCTCCCCCTTCCACTGGAAACCTCCTTGGCTGGGTCCCAAACCGAAAAGGCATAATTCACTGAAATCCTAAAATACAAAGTTAAAACAACAATGCTGCTTATCTTCAAAGACATTTTTAATGCTTCAATTTTCTTACAAAAACATTCAGAAGGTGACATCTGAAAAAATCTATAAAAGTTAATTATACAACTAACAATTTAGAATCTTACAATAAATTCAAAATGGCCCCCAAGAAGTGTAAGCTAACTGTACCTATGTTGTGGTTATGTGTGTCTCTGCCTGTGGTTAACAGTGATATCTAAACTGTGgggaaagaaaatgtcaaatgtcCTTCTCATTATTATTAAAATCAGCAAGTCTGAGTCTTCATTCCCCCTACCCTTCTATGCCTCTCCACTAATGTAGACTCTCTTTGAGTAGAATATACCTTGTGTTCCCATAACCCTTTAGTCTACCTACCCCCTATGTCATAGAGCATTAGTTAAGAAAGTGGCTTTTTGAGAGTAAACACTTAACTTGtccctattttatttattctcattctctctctctcctctctctctcctctctctctctctctctctctctctctctctctctctctctctctctctgtgtgtgtgtgtgtgtgtgtgtctgtctgtctatctgtctttctctctgtctctctctgtttctctgcctctctgcctctctctctcgtgagacagggtttctctgtgtaaccctgactgtcctggaactcactttgtagaatagGGTTGGCCTCAAAGTTACAGTGATTCATGTgccccctgcctttgcctcttgtgtgctggaattaaaggtgtgcaccaccactgcctggcaacttGTCTATATTTCTAAAGGGTAAGTTAATAATATCTGAATGCTTTCAGATAACAGTAGGTTTAAAGGAGACAATCATGTGAAATACAATGCCTGACACACAGTAAGTCCTTAGTTAGTGATAACTAGTATTAATTAGTAGATACTGATCATTAGTAAACACACATGTAAAAGGGAGAGATTAAGTTTACGCAATGCATGTAGTCAAATAAGTTCAATTACTATCTACTGTTTCCTGTACCTAGAACTCTCCCCAGCCCACAGCTCCCATGAATTTACATTTCCCTTTCTTAGAGAAAGAACTCTCCTATAACCCTTATTGTCTAAGTCttcatggctctctctctctctctctctctctctctctctctctctctctctctgttttgtaaCAGTTatcaaactcaggatctctaaCCAGGGTGCTATGGACATTTGAGACCACGTGCTgctaagatgaagaaagaaagactgtcACAGGCATTGTAAAGTATTCCTCAGTATTTATCCAC harbors:
- the Fam229b gene encoding protein FAM229B is translated as MPFRFGTQPRRFPVEGGDSSIELESGLRSSASCNGKETSPNRQLRRCPGSHCLTITDVPITVYATMRKPPAQSSKEMHPK